In the genome of Anomaloglossus baeobatrachus isolate aAnoBae1 unplaced genomic scaffold, aAnoBae1.hap1 Scaffold_5484, whole genome shotgun sequence, one region contains:
- the LOC142283814 gene encoding uncharacterized protein LOC142283814 codes for GVKQTPTLHQTSRNKPPPRSGKNSLPRSSRKRTGIGSRRENINPSGAVKILQSDDVDPRGHELCHRMKQLLLDDQDGDESRSDNAQPGDGPHDARTSGQTVQDGAGGLEDTNTQDNEKSSHPANLPATAGQIDEEERGRLAFDSNSPPTGGVQEQEGYTESQPSYHQKDNHGVTSGHDEGPPAQPSSPENVVDGLYRPAPDGEPTTATSSHQSDESSLVRPEDTGTSDQKSQPASLEGENVSASNSADGDGCSVISGPDLPPDEQNASKTGSQDLRGHHWSGSYDVVRQSQGVLVLTRSTDEDAVFIPKLKFEFTPDNSIDWTRPGSNNGGAPGKNALRVLDACTPRGPTFSKSMLKKASMLYSQDDVPAGSSESALRFSGAGDTPSLSAGPPQRIVDLSISFQGKYEEQEIPADVPKILLTEEDYDED; via the exons GAGGCGTAAAACAGACCCCAACTCTTCATCAGACCTCCAGAAACAAGCCGCCGCCTCGCAGTGGGAAGAATTCATTACCGAGATCTTCAAGGAAGAGGACGGGGATCGGCAGCAGACG GGAGAATATTAACCCCTCAGGAGCGGTGAAGATTCTGCAGTCGGATGATGTTGACCCCAGAGGCCACGAATTGTGTCACCGGATGAAGCAACTGCTCCTGGATGACCAAGATGGTGATGAATCCAGAAGTGACAATGCCCAACCTGGAGATGGTCCACATGATGCCAGGACCTCTGGTCAGACAGTCCAGGACGGCGCTGGTGGCTTGGAAGACACCAACACACAAGACAATGAGAAGTCCTCACACCCGGCTAACCTCCCAGCAACGGCCGGGCAGATCGATGAGGAAGAGAGGGGAAGGCTAGCGTTCGACTCTAATTCTCCGCCGACTGGAGGTGTCCAAGAACAGGAAGGCTACACGGAGTCACAACCTTCATATCATCAGAAAGACAACCATGGAGTGACAAGCGGCCACGATGAAGGTCCACCTGCCCAACCGAGCAGTCCTGAGAATGTGGTGGATGGGTTATATAGACCAGCTCCAGATGGAGAACCAACCACAGCCACCAGCAGTCATCAAAGTGATGAGTCCAGTCTTGTCCGGCCGGAAGATACTGGTACCAGTGACCAGAAGTCACAACCTGCGTCACTAGAAGGTGAGAATGTCTCAGCGTCCAATTCAGCAGACGGCGATGGATGCAGCGTCATATCAGGGCCCGATCTCCCTCCGGATGAACAAAATGCCTCCAAAACGGGAAGCCAGGATCTGAGAGGACATCACTGGTCAGGAAGCTATGACGTGGTAAGACAAAGCCAAGGAGTCCTGGTGCTGACGAGAAGCACAGATGAAGACGCGGTCTTCATCCCCAAACTCAAGTTCGAGTTCACCCCCGACAACAGCATAGACTGGACGAGGCCGGGGAGCAATAATGGAGGTGCACCCGGAAAGAACGCCCTCCGGGTATTGGACGCATGTACACCTCGAGGACCTACCTTTAGTAAGAGCATGCTGAAGAAGGCCTCCATGTTATACAGTCAAGATGATGTTCCAGCTGGTTCCTCAGAATCTGCCCTGAGGTTCTCCGGTGCTGGAGACACCCCAAGTCTCAGTGCAGGTCCTCCGCAGAGGATTGTGGATCTGTCCATTTCATTCCAGGGTAAATATGAGGAGCAGGAAATTCCGGCAGACGTTCCCAAAATATTACTAACCGAGGAAGACTATGATGAGGACTAG